The genomic window GGCCAGCCCGAGTTCCGCAGCTCCGACGGCGAACTCACGGGCGTGGACATCGCCGGCAGCCTTGTGGAACATGCATGGTCCCTTGTGTCCGGGGCCGGCGGGGCCGAAGGATGAGCTCCGTGGTCCGGGCAGTCGTCTGGGGAGCGAACGGCATGGCGGGAGGAGAGGTCCTGAGGATTCTCGCGGGACACCCCTCCATACGAGTGGAAGGGGCGGTTTCCCGGAGCCGTTCCGGCCAGCCGGTCTGGCATACCCACCCCCATCTCCGGGGGAGTTTTCCGGAACTGGCTTTCTGCAGTCCCGAAGAGGGAAAGGCGACGGGCGCGGACATCGCCTTCCTGGCCCTCCCCCACGGGACATCCGCTCCCCTGATCCGGGAATGCCTCGACAGGGGGATGAAAGTGGCCGATCTTTCCGGGGACGTCCGCCTCAGGAATCCGGCTGATTATGAACAATGGTACGGTTCGGCTCCCCTTTTTCCCGAACTGCTGGACAGGGCGGTCTACGGCCTTCCGGAACTGTACCGGGACAAGCTGAAGGGAGCGGACCTGGCCAGCGGTGTGGGATGCAACGCCTCCTGCTCCATCCTCGGCCTGTACCCCCTGGCCCGGGCCGGGCTGATCGGCGACGTGAGGATCGAGGTCCGGGTGGGATCCTCCGAAGCAGGAGCGACGCCCACCACAGGAAGCCACCATCCTTTCCGGAGCCGGGCCCTGAGGGTGTACGAGCCCTTCCGCCACAGGCACCTCGCCGAGATCCTCCAGGAGCTGAATCTCTCCGAGGAAGGAGTGACCCTGACCATGACGGCGGTGGAGATGATCCGTGGGGTCCAGATGATCGCCCACGTGAACCTCTCCCGCAGGGTGAAGGAAGCGGAGCTGTGGAAGGCCTACCGGAGCGCCTATTCGGGAGAGCCCTTCGTCTCCCTCTGCCCCGCCAGGCCGTCCCATCTCCGCCTGCCCGAACCGAAGCTCGTCGCGGGCAGCAACCAGGCCCTCACCGGCTTCACCCTTCACGAGGACGGCACGAGGCTCGTGGTGGTGACCGCCATCGACAACCTTATGAAAGGGGCCGCGGGAAGCGCGGTCCAGTCGGCGAACCTTCTGCTGGGACTGGACGAGACTGCCGGCCTCGGAATGCTGCCGGTCTACCCGGCATAACGACTGCGGGAGGAATGACCATGAATCGCCGGATACAGCGGGGCGTCGTCAAAATAGGAGGGGCCAGGGGAAATGCCTTCGGCTCCCTCCTCGAAGAGATAAAGGAACGGATGGAGCGGGGCGAACAGTGGATCCTCACCCACGGGGCCAGTTCCATGATGGAGGACCTTTCCCGGGCCGCCGGAACGGAACCCGTCTACGTCACAAGCCCCGGAGGCTTCAGAAGCCGTTTCGTGAGCGAGGGGGAGCTGGCCCTCTTTGAGGCCGCCTGCTGCCGGTTTTCCGTCCGGCTCGCGGGAACCCTGGGGAAAATGGGGATTCATGCAGTTCCTCTCTACCCGCCCGCCTCGAAGGGAGCAACGGCAAAACGGAAGGACGCCCTCCGCTCGGTGGAGGACGGAAAGGTCCGCATCCTCCGGGGAAACTACAGCGGCTCCATCGTGTCCTTTGACCCAGTGGACATCCATGCCGTATGGGAAAGGGGCGGCCTGCCCCTTCTCCCGCCCCTCGCGGCGGACGACTCGGAAAGCGGACGGATTCTCAACGTGGACGGCGACCGACTCGCCGCAGCAGCAGCCGCAGCCGTGGGAGCGGATGTCCTGGCCATCCTGAGCAACGTGCCGGGGCTGCTCCGGGATCCGGGAGACCCGGCGTCGAAAATCGACGAGGGGAGCCTGGACGGATGGGACGACCTGGAACACTTCGCCCGGGGCAACATGAAGCGGAAGCTCCTGGCCGCCAGGGAAGCCCTTGAAGGTGGCGCGGGGGCCGTGGTGATAGCCGACAGCCGTGCTCCGTCGCCGGTTGAATCGGGCCTGTCCGGAGGAGGAACCCTGCTGTGTCGGGGATCTATGGCAGCCGCGGGCTGACGGTGGTCTCCGGGGCGGGGGCAGCCGTCCGGGACGACCGGGGCAGGGAATACCTGGACTTCTACTGCGGGAGCGGCGCGGCCCTCTTCGGCCACTGCCACCCGGTGCTCGTGGAGGCCCTGCGGAAAGCGGCGGAGTCCCCCTGGACGGTGGGGCCGGGAATGGGCTCCCCGGCCCGGGATGCCTTCCGGCAGCGCATTTCGGAGGAACTGCCCGGTCATGCCGTCTTCTTCTGCAACAGCGGCACCGAATCGGTGGAGGCGGCCCTCAAGCTGGCCCTTTCCCTCCGTCCGGACAGAAAGAAGGTGCTTGCCCTGCGGCGGGCCTTCCACGGGCGGACCCTGGGGGCCCTTTCCCTCACCTTCAACCCCCAGTACCGGAAGGACTGGACCCGTATTCTCGCCCCGGTGACCCACGTGATGCCCGGGGAGCTCCCCGGCGCGG from Aminivibrio pyruvatiphilus includes these protein-coding regions:
- the argC gene encoding N-acetyl-gamma-glutamyl-phosphate reductase, which produces MSSVVRAVVWGANGMAGGEVLRILAGHPSIRVEGAVSRSRSGQPVWHTHPHLRGSFPELAFCSPEEGKATGADIAFLALPHGTSAPLIRECLDRGMKVADLSGDVRLRNPADYEQWYGSAPLFPELLDRAVYGLPELYRDKLKGADLASGVGCNASCSILGLYPLARAGLIGDVRIEVRVGSSEAGATPTTGSHHPFRSRALRVYEPFRHRHLAEILQELNLSEEGVTLTMTAVEMIRGVQMIAHVNLSRRVKEAELWKAYRSAYSGEPFVSLCPARPSHLRLPEPKLVAGSNQALTGFTLHEDGTRLVVVTAIDNLMKGAAGSAVQSANLLLGLDETAGLGMLPVYPA
- a CDS encoding uridylate kinase, with the protein product MNRRIQRGVVKIGGARGNAFGSLLEEIKERMERGEQWILTHGASSMMEDLSRAAGTEPVYVTSPGGFRSRFVSEGELALFEAACCRFSVRLAGTLGKMGIHAVPLYPPASKGATAKRKDALRSVEDGKVRILRGNYSGSIVSFDPVDIHAVWERGGLPLLPPLAADDSESGRILNVDGDRLAAAAAAAVGADVLAILSNVPGLLRDPGDPASKIDEGSLDGWDDLEHFARGNMKRKLLAAREALEGGAGAVVIADSRAPSPVESGLSGGGTLLCRGSMAAAG